A region from the Pararge aegeria chromosome Z, ilParAegt1.1, whole genome shotgun sequence genome encodes:
- the LOC120636524 gene encoding ephrin type-B receptor 1-like has protein sequence MMWICATVAAAVIAALSVQGEQVMLLDTTTEENLGWARYPYGPQASTHGWREESYTNFEKQINWRSYVVCDVAHHNVNNWLWTPFIEKRNANRIYIEIKFTIRDCSLFPGNALSCKETFSLLYYEFDVATREQPPWEPESYKLVGRIAAGEGRFNTNSEVDINTEVKSIAVTKRGVYIAFRDQGACISILAVKVYYITCPEVTIHFAKFPATPTGREVTVIEQANGTCVEHSETAQGEAPPVYLCKGDGKWTLPSGSCKCRAGYEPDHTNQICNECSPGKFKSHTGDDPCIPCPDYSESTAYASDECKCVPGFFRAKKDPKNVPCTQPPSAPDNLTVTFADQFSISLAWQPPHKTGGRSDVTYKVHCSNCGPSVEYRPAAFGLNATRVTIMGLDPVTEYKFQVYAQNGVTDITGEPPKKVEITAVTEASVVSVITKLRVISAESDKLSLAWNPPPIDLTDPDDTIESYEVKCFPKDNLEKSANATVRITKEPHVIINGLKRDTEYGIRVRAKMKRGWGELSGIVYGRTGSVLDNLFVSEEEGSQLQLIGAMFALSWNPPPIDLKPHH, from the coding sequence ATGATGTGGATTTGCGCAACGGTGGCGGCCGCCGTGATTGCCGCGCTCAGTGTACAAGGCGAGCAAGTAATGCTTCTCGACACTACAACCGAAGAAAATCTCGGATGGGCACGCTATCCTTACGGCCCGCAAGCAAGTACACATGGCTGGCGTGAGGAATCCTACACTAATTTCGAAAAACAGATAAATTGGCGATCGTACGTTGTGTGTGATGTTGCGCACCATAATGTCAATAATTGGTTGTGGACACCATTCATAGAGAAAAGAAATGCAAACcgtatttatattgaaataaaattcacTATCAGAGATTGTTCACTCTTTCCAGGTAATGCACTTAGTTGTAAAGAAACGTTCAGTCTATTATACTATGAGTTTGATGTAGCTACTAGAGAACAACCACCATGGGAACCTGAAAGTTATAAACTAGTGGGGCGTATTGCTGCTGGTGAAGGAAGATTCAACACAAACTCAGAAGTAGACATTAACACAGAAGTTAAGAGTATCGCTGTAACTAAACGTGGGGTATATATTGCATTCAGAGATCAGGGTGCATGTATTTCTATTCTGGCTGTGAAAGTGTATTACATTACTTGTCCAGAAGTGACTATACACTTTGCAAAGTTCCCTGCTACTCCAACAGGACGTGAGGTTACTGTTATTGAACAAGCTAATGGGACATGTGTAGAACATTCAGAAACAGCTCAGGGGGAAGCACCACCAGTGTACCTGTGCAAAGGTGATGGAAAATGGACACTTCCAAGTGGTTCATGCAAATGTCGGGCTGGGTATGAACCTGATCACACTAACCAAATATGCAATGAGTGCTCACCAGGAAAATTCAAATCACACACAGGGGATGATCCCTGTATACCATGCCCTGATTATTCAGAGTCTACAGCATATGCCTCCGATGAATGCAAATGTGTACCTGGTTTTTTCAGAGCAAAAAAAGATCCCAAGAATGTACCTTGTACACAGCCACCTTCAGCTCCAGATAATTTAACTGTTACTTTTGCTGACCAATTTTCAATATCTCTTGCATGGCAACCACCCCATAAGACTGGGGGTAGGAGTGATGTCACATACAAAGTTCATTGCTCTAATTGTGGGCCCAGTGTAGAATATAGACCTGCAGCATTTGGTCTAAATGCAACTAGAGTTACTATAATGGGATTAGACCCAGTGACAGAGTACAAGTTTCAAGTTTATGCACAAAATGGTGTAACTGATATAACAGGTGAACCTCCAAAGAAGGTAGAGATAACAGCTGTGACTGAGGCATCTGTGGTGAGTGTAATTACTAAGCTGAGAGTTATTAGTGCTGAAAGTGACAAGTTATCTCTTGCTTGGAACCCACCACCAATAGATTTAACCGACCCGGATGATACTATTGAAAGTTATGAAGTCAAGTGTTTTCCAAAGGACAATCTTGAGAAAAGTGCGAATGCAACAGTTCGAATAACAAAAGAGCCCCATGTTATAATTAATGGTTTAAAAAGGGATACAGAGTATGGTATAAGAGTTAGAGCTAAAATGAAAAGGGGCTGGGGTGAACTTAGTGGTATTGTATATGGAAGAACTGGATCTGTGCTTGACAATTTATTTGTAAGTGAGGAAGAAGGTTCCCAACTACAATTAATTGGAGCTATGTTTGCACTTTCTTGGAACCCACCACCTATAGATTTAAAGCCCCACCATTGA
- the LOC120636577 gene encoding selenoprotein K-like isoform X2, protein MVYVKGDGTVVENHPLSIFGLFWGIVNFCHLLFRTLVDPNYNKHGNKYERDFRPPGSGPPKPPTRKFGGFGPSGSGPSPPPAGGCGGCGCN, encoded by the exons ATGGTTTACGTTAAAGGag ATGGCACAGTGGTCGAGAATCACCCATTAAGCATTTTTGGCTTGTTTTGGGGAATTGTTAACTTCTGTCATTTact TTTCAGGACCTTGGTCGACCCCAATTACAACAAACATGGTAACAAATATGAAAGAGACTTCCGTCCACCTGGCAGTGG gccACCAAAGCCGCCAACGCGAAAATTTGGAGGATTTGGGCCGTCTGGGAGTGGACCCTCGCCTCCACCAGCGGGGGGTTGTGGTGGATGTGGCTGTAACTGA
- the LOC120636577 gene encoding selenoprotein K-like isoform X1 — protein sequence MLDVIKRNLVYDGTVVENHPLSIFGLFWGIVNFCHLLFRTLVDPNYNKHGNKYERDFRPPGSGPPKPPTRKFGGFGPSGSGPSPPPAGGCGGCGCN from the exons ATGTTAGATGTTATCAAAAGGAATCTAGTTTATG ATGGCACAGTGGTCGAGAATCACCCATTAAGCATTTTTGGCTTGTTTTGGGGAATTGTTAACTTCTGTCATTTact TTTCAGGACCTTGGTCGACCCCAATTACAACAAACATGGTAACAAATATGAAAGAGACTTCCGTCCACCTGGCAGTGG gccACCAAAGCCGCCAACGCGAAAATTTGGAGGATTTGGGCCGTCTGGGAGTGGACCCTCGCCTCCACCAGCGGGGGGTTGTGGTGGATGTGGCTGTAACTGA